In Aspergillus flavus chromosome 3, complete sequence, one genomic interval encodes:
- a CDS encoding Sodium/calcium exchanger protein-domain-containing protein: MDWDKLLFNAAVFVAGVFMLDYGADKFIDHTVIIGQRLGVSQTLIAVLTAGAEYEELAVVVAAVLQKQSPLALGNVMGSTISNILGAFSLGLLLHPGPIAFDQSAKVYTALLLSITTAFYILTYFNMLNKITGGVLVAIFLMYIICTCYAIHKGAMEPPEASDSDSDSDDDASDDEHSYSTSRPQDSRVQDESETSPLLTHEEALVAKKSAPRSLFYHISQLVMGLLTLTISGYLLSRSASVIADCFHLSGTVVGLTVVSFATTLPEKMVAIISGSRGHSGIVVASTAGSNIFLLTLCAGVIALAGLSADKSDHVLLFELLFTWISSVMLFLAVFVRADRAVGALFLVMYVAFLILEFTVYRR, encoded by the exons ATGGACTGGGATAAATTACTATTCAATGCAGCGGTGTTTGTTGCTGGAGTATTCATGCTGGATTATGGCGCTGATAAGTTCATTGACCACACCGTCATTATCGGCCAGCGTCTGGGAGTGTCCCAGACCCTTATTGCTGTACTGACTGCCGGTGCTGAATATGAggag CTTGCCGTAGTCGTTGCGGCAGTCCTGCAAAAGCAGTCGCCACTTGCACTAGGGAATGTGATGGGCTCCACCATCTCGAATATCCTAGGCGCCTTTTCCCTTGGCCTTTTACTCCACCCTGGGCCGATAGCTTTCGATCAGAGTGCCAAGGTATATACAGCGTTGCTTCTATCGATCACAACCGCTTTCTACATCCTGACTTACTTCAACATGTTGAACAAAATCACTGGTGGCGTACTAGTGGCCATCTTTCTAATGTATATCATATGTACTTGCTATGCAATTCATAAAGGAGCGATGGAACCTCCAGAAGCATCTGACAGCGACAGCGacagcgatgatgatgccagCGATGATGAGCATTCTTATTCCACGTCCAGACCACAAGACAGTAGAGTGCAAGATGAGTCGGAAACATCTCCTCTTCTTACACATGAAGAGGCCCTTGTTGCTAAGAAGAGCGCTCCACGCTCACTTTTCTATCATATCTCCCAACTCGTCATGGGCCTGTTAACGCTCACCATCTCTGGTTATCTGTTGTCACGCAGTGCATCGGTAATTGCAGATTGTTTTCATCTCTCTGGGACTGTTGTCGGCCTCACAGTGGTGTCATTCGCTACTACGTTGCCGGAAAAGATGGTTGCCATCATCAGCGGCTCTCGTGGACACAGTGGCATTGTGGTAGCCAGCACAGCAGGAAGCAATATTTTCCTTCTTACTCTGTGCGCCGGTGTTATTGCTCTTGCTGGGCTCTCAGCGGATAAAAGTGACCACGTCCTGCTCTTCGAACTCCTTTTTACCTGGATCTCATCCGTGATGCTCTTTCTGGCGGTCTTTGTCCGCGCAGATCGTGCCGTAGGCGCTCTGTTCCTGGTGATGTATGTGGCTTTCTTGATCCTTGAGTTTACTGTGTATAGAAGATGA
- a CDS encoding C6 transcription factor: protein MSARRHRSAVACQHCRQRKVRCSFTVTGVPCIGCTQDGTECIIPQGKAQTTPRIRQVVPHIRQNGPENSPRIAEGSRRSMPPRPSASTDTFTIAPITPQIERPRSVGGTNDVNTSPEENRSLDEERTGAEIATAALGRNRRAGQAPFYTGESPGFGSVLDLCSPPQQPVQRHILLQPKRSIPLSAEDREYLQYKGVFNLPRSDTCDELLRAYFHHVHPIVPVVDATSVLSSYPSGESNQCNLLLLWSMFFVAANYISTDTWKQEGYSSRKAMKYDMYSRATCMHHISGETDNTVLLQSALLLGFYHSEVDLHMKPWYWTGTAISLCQIMGLHRCPSSAWSDSSIPERQQRLWRRLWWSCFFRDRWLSLTMGRPLRIDLRDCDTVMPSSVDMLSDMTGLPEAVASAYIPTDLPRLADCWVTMIHLSKLLGDVLSLSYRPLGPHPSLQQVEATETEILLFQFPDNSDADRSRLATFYMYHLQLHYQALLITFYRPYITKVPEGLPVAQQQAWRSQIRNKMDAAALQTNSIVDNLAREKLLEFGGPMTPPLLVPAMQVHLLNCKSSDGFIRRLGLNKLELCMMILEQMQHTYPSASIFRGIFLGAIRQVFPDYMVQPSKPGTAAPEYPILQDAPLDDPAASMVISDDVIGALMDEASTYNFWETFSWM, encoded by the exons ATGTCGGCACGTCGCCATCGATCTGCAGTTGCATGTCAGCACTGCCGCCAGCGTAAAGTGCGCTGCAGCTTTACGGTTACTGGCGTACCATGTATTGGTTGTACGCAAGACGGTACCGAGTGTATTATCCCGCAAGGAAAAGCGCAAACAAC ACCTCGGATCCGTCAAGTTGTACCTCATATACGCCAAAATGGTCCGGAGAACAGCCCTCGGATTGCGGAGGGGTCTCGCAGGTCGATGCCACCCCGGCCTTCTGCTTCAACAGATACGTTCACCATTGCACCAATTACCCCACAGATAGAGCGCCCCAGGTCAGTAGGGGGTACCAATGATGTCAATACTTCGCCAGAAGAGAACAGAAGTCTCGATGAGGAACGCACTGGGGCAGAGATTGCAACTGCCGCCCTAGGGAGAAACAGGAGAGCGGGCCAGGCGCCATTTTATACTG GCGAGTCTCCGGGCTTCGGAAGTGTACTGGACTTATGCTCGCCACCACAACAACCTGTTCAACGGCATATCTTGCTTCAACCTAAAAGATCGATTCCGCTGTCTGCTGAGGACCGCGAATACCTTCAGTATAAAGGCGTCTTTAACCTACCTCGGAGTGATACGTGCGACGAGCTTCTCCGCGCATATTTCCATCACGTGCATCCTATCGTACCAGTTGTTGATGCGACCTCAGTGCTCAGCTCTTATCCCAGTGGGGAAAGTAATCAATGTAACCTCCTGTTGCTATGGAGCATGTTTTTTGTTGCAGCAAAT TATATATCCACCGATACATGGAAGCAGGAGGGCTACTCATCAAGAAAGGCAATGAAATACGATATGTACTCTCGTGCCACG TGTATGCATCATATCAGTGGCGAAACAGACAACACTGTTCTATTACAATCGGCTCTTCTTCTGGGATTCTACCACTCAGAGGTAGATCTGCATATGAAACCGTGGTATTGGACTGGCACCGCAATTAGTCTTTGCCAGATCATGGGTTTACATCGCTGCCCATCTTCGGCCTGGTCGGATTCCTCAATCCCCGAAAGGCAGCAGCGTCTGTGGCGTCGTCTTTGGTGGAGTTGCTTTTTTCGAGATCGTTGGCTGAGTCTTACAATGGGCAGACCCCTCAGGATCGACCTGCGTGACTGCGACACAGTAATGCCATCTTCCGTCGACATGCTGAGCGACATGACCGGATTACCAGAAGCAGTGGCCAGTGCTTACATTCCAACCGATTTGCCACGATTGGCGGACTGTTGGGTGACGATGATTCATTTGAGCAAACTCCTAGGTGACGTCCTCAGTTTAAGCTACCGGCCTCTTGGGCCTCACCCATCGCTTCAGCAGGTAGAAGCAACCGAGACAGAAATCCTACTATTTCAATTCCCGGACAACTCCGACGCAGACCGAAGTCGCCTGGCCACTTTTTATATGTATCATCTACAGTTGCACTACCA AGCTTTACTCATTACATTCTATCGCCCTTATATCACCAAGGTGCCAGAAGGGCTACCAGTGGCCCAGCAACAGGCGTGGCGAAGTCAAATACGAAACAAAATGGACGCCGCTGCCCTACAAACGAATTCTATTGTCGATAACCTGGCTCGTGAAAAGCTGCTAGAATTCGGCGGTCCAATGAC ACCTCCATTACTGGTACCAGCTATGCAAGTTCATCTCCTCAACTGCAAGTCGTCCGATGGTTTTATTCGGCGACTGGGCCTTAACAAGCTGGAATTGTGTATGATGATCTTAGAGCAGATGCAGCACACATATCCATCTGCCTCCATATTTCGAGGCATCTTCCTCGGAGCTATACGTCAAGTCTTCCCTGACTATATGGTTCAACCATCCAAGCCAGGGACAGCGGCCCCTGAGTATCCTATCCTGCAGGATGCTCCTCTTGATGACCCAGCCGCGTCCATGGTGATCAGCGACGATGTCATTGGAGCACTTATGGATGAGGCGTCTACCTATAATTTCTGGGAGACATTTAGTTGGATGTAA